The window TTAAAGATGATTCAATGAAGGGATAAAAAAATTAAAGAAAAGGTCACAGCTATGCATGTTCTTGTCACCGGCGGAGCCGGATATATAGGGAGTCATACCTGCCTGGAGTTGCTGGAGGCAGGGCATACCGTTACAGTGGTTGATAATCTCTCAAATTCCAAGGAAGAGTCGCTTAAGCGGGTAGCCGAACTGACCGGGAAAAGTGTGACGTTCCAACACGTTGATCTCCTGGATAAAGCTGCTTTGCAGCGGGTGTTTGCAGGCAGCGAGACTCCATTTGATACGGTAATTCATTTTGCCGGCCTGAAAGCTGTCGGCGAGTCGGTGGAGAAGCCACTCTGGTATTATCATAATAATCTCACAGGTACCCTCGTACTCTGTGAGGTTATGGCTGAATACGGGGTGAAGAGTATAGTCTTCAGTTCTTCGGCAACGGTTTATGGTGACCCTGCATCTGTGCCGATCTTAGAAGGTTTTCCGCTGTCGTGTACCAATCCCTACGGCCGTACTAAATTAATGATTGAAGAGATTCTGCAGGATCTCAACGTGAGCGATGATGAATGGAATGTGGCATTGCTCAGGTATTTCAATCCGGTGGGAGCGCACAAGAGCGGCAGGATAGGCGAAGACCCGAATGGCATCCCCAATAATCTGATGCCGTATGTGTCCCAGGTGGCGGTTGGCAAGCTGGCGCGGGTGACTGTATTCGGTGATGATTACCCGACTCACGATGGAACCGGGGTACGGGACTATATCCATGTGGTTGACCTGGCTTTGGGTCATGTACGTGCAATCGAAAAACTGATGGAGAAGCCGGGTGTCGTCATATACAACCTCGGAACCGGTCAGGGGTATAGCGTTCTCGATATGATCAAGGCCTTCAGCGAGGCCAGTGGCCGTGAGGTGCCCTATGTTATCTCCGGCAGGAGGGCGGGCGATATTGCAGCATGTTATGCAAATCCAGCTAAGGCAAAAAGGGAGTTGAACTGGGTGGCGGAGAGGGGAGTCAAAGAGATGTGTGAGGACACCTGGCGCTGGCAGACAGCAAACCCGAACGGTTACTGATTATGTAGTACTTGCAGGTTATAGCGAATTGCGCTCAGCCGTAACTCACTAAAAGAAAAGAGGTTGCCCGACTTGATCGGGCAGCCTCTTTTCTTTTGGTGTACCTGTTGTCGGAAATGACCTGTTTCCTGCCTCCCGTAATAATTGGAGAGAGCTCATTTAAAAGAGAACGATGAGCAGGCTGTTCCAATTGAGTCATTGTAACTTTATTTACCTGTATCCAGACATAAATGTCGGTTGATGGTTTTTGTGCAAATTGTAACGTCGCAACGATTCGTGGTGGAAAAGGGTGCACTTTTGCTATTTCATTCAATAGCTCGCTGCTTGATGGAAATTAGAAACCTTGGTTTCATAAATTGCACCTTGTGCAATTATCTCCGTAGTGGTGCGGGTTTCAGGAAACCGGACGAGTTTAAAATTGTATACAGATATTGTCTTTAGGCTGTTGTGGGCTGGGATTTCTGATGTTTCATCGTGTTTGGCTGAGATGAGTGGATTGGAAACGTCTATGACACTAATAGGTGAAAATGACAGTAATGCTATTTGAGCAAGACTATCAATGGATTGTAGAGCTTCAAAAGAGTCTGTGGGTTAAGGGGAAAGTTACTCCTCGGGCGGTATCTGCCACGCTGTGACACAATGAGAAACGAGGTTTCTAAAAAAAGAAAAGCAAATAAGACGTAAATACAGTCACTTAGAATGTTTCTTGTGTAAGTGTTCAAAATAACAGCTTGAAAGTGCGTTAAGCGAGTGGTAGTTTGCCCTGAATTTAGTCAACCAGGCACATTTTGCACAATGGGAACAATAATGCGCTCAACAATGATTTTTGGATGTGGAAATGAAATTATGGGTGATGACGGATTTGGTCCGGCTGTCATTGCAGAACTGCATAACAAACACACCCTGCCTGATGGAGTACAAGCCGTTGATGCTGGTACGCAGGTCAGAGAGTATCTCTTCGATTATGTTTTAAGTGAAGAAGAGCGACCGGAATCAATTATAATCATAGATGCGGTTGATTTCGAAGGAAAAACTCCCGGTGATGTTTTTCGTATCCACCCCATCGATATTCCTCCCAAAAAAATCCACGATTTTTCACTTCACCAATTTCCCACAGTAAATCTTCTGCACGAACTCGAACAGCACACTGGTATCCGCGTAGTCATCATAGCGGGCCAGGTTCAATATATACCGGAGGAAATTGCTCCGGGTTTGACCCCAGCGATGTCTGCTGCCGTTCCTGTGGCATGTGAACATATAATTCACATTCTTTCTGAACAAAAGTAATTGAGGTGACCGTTTATGATGTACGAATTTAAAGTCAGTGAGCTGGCCGAGGAATTTGGAGTACATCGGAACACCATAAGAAACTGGATTAACGCCGGAACTCTCTCTGCAAAAGAGGGACCAGGACGCAAGTATCTTATGAGGTTTCAGGACTACCAGGCCCTCTGCGAGAAGTTTGGTCGCGAGCCCCTTGTCCGCCCTACCAGCCATGTTGATTTAAAAGCAGTTAAACCGATTGAAAAGATTGAAAGCGAACAGATCCTGCTCAATGATACCTCAAGCGACTTGGTGCTTGATCCATCATGGGCCGATTCGTGTCTCACCTGTGGATCCTGCTCGTCCGCTTGTCCGATTGCCGGTGTCGACGGACTCGACCCGCGTAAGATCGTCCGTATGGCCAATTTTGGTATGGATAAGGAGCTGGTTGATTCCAGCTGGCCGTGGAAATGCACTATGTGTGGCAAGTGTGAAGAGGCCTGTCCTGCCAACATTCAGATCGTAGCACTGATGCGGAAAATTCGTGGGACCAGGGATAGAAACCAGGTTCCCGGACCTATCCACAAAGGTGTGCAGATGTGCCTCGAGCGCGGAAACAACCTCGGTATCCCCAAAGACGATTTCGTCTTCCTGTTGGAAGATCTTGGCGAAGAACTCGCTGAAGACGAATGTCCTGGGTTCGTGACCCCTGTGGATGTACACGGTGCACGGGTATTGGTAACGGTGAACTCAAAAGAGCCGTTTGCCGAGCCGGATGACATGAAGTGGTGGTGGAAGATTTTCTACGCCGCCGGTGAGTCCTGGACCATCGCCTCTGAACACTGGGAAGGCGTTAACTGGGGCCTGTTCTCCGGTGATGACGAATCGATGAAAATCGTTGTCGGCCGCATCGTCGACAACATGCGTAGGCTGAACTGTAAGGTTCTGCTACTACCCGAATGAGGCCACGCATATTTTGCAACCCGGTCCGGGTTGACCAAATGGTTTCCAGAGGCTCTCAAAGAATTCAAGATTGTCACAGTATTCGATCTCCTGCTCGAGTACATCCGTGAAGGACGTATCGAGCTTGACAAGTCTGTGCACAACGTTCCCCTCGCGTACCATGACCCTTGTAACTACGGGCGTAAATCCCTCAAGGCTTTTGGCCAGGGATACTTTGAGGAAGGACGTGAAGTAGCAAGTGCCTGTGCGGATGACGTACGCGAACTGAATCCAAATAGAAACGGTGCATATTGCTGTGGTGCCGGTGGCGGTGCCTGGGCAATGCCTTACGCCGAAGAGCGTGTATTTTATGGACGTATCAAGGCCCGTCAGATCACAGAGTCAGGTGCTGAGCTTATTGTCGCGCCATGCCATAACTGTCGCGACCAGATCATGAAATCGCTCACTAAGGAATATGATCTGGATATTGAGGTGAAATACCTCTGGGAGCTGGTGGCGGATTCGCTCATCATCCCGAAAAAACAGTAGTGCTCACAAGGCGCAACTGAAATGAGGCAAGAATTTGATGCACAGTTCGGAAGTTCCCGGGCTGTGCAGGCAACATATATTAAGAGGAGACACCTATCATGCTGGACAATAAGATTGGGTCGGTGATGATCGTGGGTGGCGGTGTCACGGGTATGCAGGCTGCCCTGGACCTTGCCGACTCCGGATACTATGTCTACCTGATTGAAAAATCAGGGGCCATCGGCGGTGCCATGGCCCAGTTGGACAAGACCTTCCCTACCAACGATTGCTCGATGTGAATCATCGCGCCAAAATTGGTGGAGTGCGGTCGGCACTTGAATATTAAACTGATGACTTTAAGTGAAATTACCGCCATCAATGGTGAAGCTGGTAATTTTACTGTTACTGTAAAAGAAGAGCCACGTTATGTGGACATGGACAAATGTATCGCCTGTGGAGCATGTACCGATAAATGCCCCAAGAAGGTGGACAGCGAGTATGATGCTGCCACCGGCAAGCGCAAGGCGATCTATGTTAAATATGCTCAGGCAGTACCGCTGAAGTATCAGATCGATCCGCACAATTGTATCAGACTCAAAAAGCCTGGTGCCTGTGGGTTCTGTGAGAAGGTCTGTGATGCCGGTGCGATTAACTTTGATGATACTGAGAAAATTCATGAGGTGAACGTCGGTGCGGTAATCATGGCTCCTGGTTTTGAGGCCTATGATCCGAAAGATGCAGGCGTCTGGGGTTACGGTGATTATCCCAATGTTATTACCTCGCTGCAGCTTGAGCGTTACCTTTCGGCTTCAGGCCCGACCGAGGGTCACCTGATCCGTCCTTCCGACAACAAGCCGGTCAACAAAGTTGCGTTCCTGCAGTGTGTCGGCTCCCGTGACGAGAACCTGTGCGGGAACGGTTACTGCTCTTCCGTATGTTGTATGTACGCCCTGAAAGAGGCGGTGATTGCCAAGGATCACGTTCCCGGCATTTCCACTTCCATTTTCTATATGGATATGCGTACCCACGGTAAAGAATTTGACAGGTACATGGATCGCGCCAAGAACGAGTCCGGCGTCCGCATGGTTCGCTGTAAAGTGAACGGTGTTGAGCCTGCAGGTGATTCCGGTGACCTGAGACTATCTTACGTGAATGAGCAGGGCCGTCAGATCGAGGAATACTATGATCTGGTAGTGCTCTCCGTAGGCCTTCAGACCTCCAAGCAGATGCTGGGCCTTGCAGACGTTGCAGGCATCCAGCTGACCGCCGATAAGTTTGCCGCCACCTCGGATTTTGCGCCTGTTACCACTTCCCGCGAGGGTATTTTTACCTGTGGTGCTTTCGCAGGGCCCAAAGATATTCCCCAGTCGGTTGTTGAAGGCTCTGCAGCGGCAGCAGCCGTTTCCCAGGTCCTGGCCCCAGCCCGCCATGAACTCTCCACAGAGGCAACCTTTCCTGAAGAGCGTGATGTCAGCAAGGAAGACCCACGTCTTGGTGTATTTATCTGCCATTGCGGTTCGAACATTGCCGGCACAGTCGATGTGGCCGCTGTAGAAGAATATGCGGCGACCCTGCCGAATGTTGTTTACGTGGAAAGAAACCTGTTCTCCTGTTCCCAGGATACTCAGGACATGATCGTCAAGAGGATCAAGGAGCAGAATCTGAACAGGATCGTCATTGCGGCCTGTACCCCGCGTACCCACGAGCCGTTGTTCCGCGAGACCTTAAAGGCAGCTGGCCTCAACGAATACCTGGTGGAGATGGCCAATATCAGGAATCACAACTCCTGGGTACACTCCGATACTCCGAAGCTAGCCACCGACAAAGCCAAGGATCTGGTTCGCATGGCGGCGGCAAAAGTCACCTACGGCACTTCATTGAAGCCGTTCAATGTACCAATTACCCAGAAAGGCCTTGTCGTCGGTGGCGGTGTCTCCGGCCTGACCTCCGCCTTGAACCTTGCCGAGCAGGGCTTTGAGGTACATCTGGTTGAGCGTACTGACACTCTCGGTGGTAATGCCCTGCATCTGCAGGACACCTGGAGTGGAGAGCATATCCCGACCAAAGTCGCCAAGCTGGTCGATGCGGTTACCTGGAATGAGAAGATCATCATTCACAAGGGATTTGAGGTGAAAACGGTTGATGGCTTTGTGGGTAACTTCAAGACCACCATCAAGACCAAAGATGGTCTTGCCAAGACCATCGAACATGGTGTCGGCATTATCGCAACCGGTGGCTCAATTTACTCACCCATTGAGTACGGCTATCGCAAGATCAAGAAAGTTGTTACCTCCATCGAATTCGATAAGCTGCACGAGCTGAAAGAGACTCACGTACGAAACGCCAGTACATTTGTCTTCGTTCAGTGTGTCGGTTCCCGCGAAGGTGACGTCAACTACTGCTCAAAAGTCTGCTGTACTCACTCTGTACAGAGCGCGATCGAGCTCAAGAAAGAAGATCCGAAACGTAATGTTTACATCCTGTATCGTGATATGCGTACCTACGGACAGCGTGAAGCGTTGTACCGGCAGGCTCGTAAGATGGGTGTTATCTTCATCAACTACGAGCTGCACGGTAAGCCGGAGGTTGAGGCGCGCGGTGAGAAGATCGACGTCAGTGTCTGGGATCACGTACTCCATCGTCCGCTGAAGATCGAGGCTGACATGGTTATCCTCGCATCTGCCATCCGACCGAAGGAAGATGCCAAGAAACTGGCCCAGATCTTCAAGGTACCAGTGGATGGCGATGGTTTCTTCCTTGAGGCCCATGCGAAGCTGCGACCGGTAGATTTCTCTACCGATGGTATGTTCGTTGCCGGTCTGGCCCATTATCCGAAGCCGATGGAAGAGTCAGTAGCCCAGGCCCTGGCAGCGTCTTCACGTGCTGCGACCCTGCTCTCCAAGCTCGACATCTCCATGGATGCGGTCAAAGCCAATGTTGATGCCGAAAACTGCGACGGCTGTGCCCTCTGTATCGACGTCTGCCCATACCACGCTATCAGCCTGGAAGACGTTGCAGGCACCGAGAAGAAAATCATTTCGGTGAACAAGGCCAAGTGTAAAGGTTGTGGCCTTTGCCAGGGAACATGTCCGAAACGTGGTGTCTTTGTAGGCGGCTTTACCACGAAACAGATTAGCAGTCAGATTCAGGCGGCCCTTGCAGTATAGGGGGCCCCTGGTCGATGCTGAACGTAAACAGTGAATGTAACAAGGAGTAAAGCAAATGAGTTTTGAGCCTAAGATCATTGCATTCTGCTGCAACTGGTGCTCCTATGCCGCTGCTGATCTTGCGGGTATTTCCAGGATGCAGTATCCGCCAAACGTGCGGATTATAAGGGTAATGTGCTCGGGTATGGTTAATCCCGAGCAGGTTCTGGACGCGCTGAATCAAGGTGCGGACGGAGTTATGGTACTCGGCTGACACCTCGGTGAATGTCATTACCTGGATGGTAATTATAAAGCGATGAGTCGATCCGATATGATCAACACCCTGCTTGAGGACTTCGGATTCGAAAGTGAAAGATTTCAGATTGCCTGGGTTTCCTCGGCGGAGCCGGACAAGTTTGTAGCAGCTGTGACTGATATGACCAAACGTGTCAAGCAGTTGGGCCCGATTAACAGTCAAAGTGCCGAGGCGGCATAAGGAGGTTGAGATGGGAGTTACTACTGCTTTAGAGTGGCTGGGGTCCTGTTCCGGCTGTGAGATCGCGATCCTCAATATCGGTGAGGATCTGATCCCCATTATTACCGAGGCGCTGGATATTGTTCATGCCCCGGTCCTGATGGATCATAAATATTTTGGCCAGACGGGTGAGGGCACAGTGCTCACGATCCCCAAGGCCACGGTTGGTATCGTTACCGGTGGTGTAGCAAACCACGAGCATCTCGAGGTGCTCGAAGAGATGCGCGCCAAGTGTGATGTACTGATCGCCCTCGGTTCCTGTGCTACCCACGGAGGTATCCCGGCGCTGATGAACGGCCAGGACCTGAAGGAGAGCTGGGAAGATATTTTCAAAACACCCACCACCGATCCAGGTGCGGAGATCCCCACCATCGAAGTACCCGCACCGTTGGATCGGGTTTACGCCTGTGATGAAAAGGTCAAGATCGACCTGCAGTTACCGGGTTGCCCACCTAACCCGGCCCATATCGCGGAAGTGATCTTTTCTCTTCTTGAGAATCGTGATCCTGTACTGCCCACCAAGTCTGTCTGCGATAGTTGCCCTGCCAAGCGTGAGGGCAAAGGTGAAGTGAAAGAGATCAAGCGCTTCACCAAAAATGCCAAGTTCAACCCTGAGGAACCTATCAGCGAGATGCGTTGTCTGCTCGAGCAGGGCTTCCTCTGTCTTGGACCGGTAACCGCAGCCGGCTGCGCCAAGCGTGGTGCGCCCAGCTGTATTTCCGCGCGCGTTCCCTGCCGCGGTTGTTTCGGCCCCGTACGTAAAGACGGCAATCAGCTGCTTGATATGATGAATGCCCTCGCCAGTAACGGGATTGATTTTAAATCAGTGGAAGACAGACGCTCCATTCTGCGCTTCTCCGGCGCCCATGGATTGCTTAAGCCACTGAAAAAACGTGTAGCAGTAGAGGAGGAGGCGTAGTATGGGAACTGTACTTAACATAGCTCCAGTCTCCCGCATTGAAGGACACGCGAAAATCGCCATCCATCTCGACGATGGTGGCAATGTGGAGGATGCTTTCCTCCACATCCAGTCCCTACGCGGGTTTGAAAAATTTATTGAGGGGCGGCCTGCTGAAGAGGTCCCTCGCATCGTTAACAGGATCTGTGGTATCTGTCCCTGGATGCATCATCTGGCTTCCAATAAAGCGGTTGATGGTGCCTTTGGCGTTACCCCGACCCCGACAGGTCACAAGCTGCGTGAAATGTGCCAGGTAATGGCACATATCAACGACAAGATCCTGCACTTCTTCTTCCTGGCCTCTCCTGACTTCGTGCTTGGCCCGGATGCGGACTATTCGGTTCGAAACGTTATTGGTGTGGCCAAGGCGGCGCCAGAGCTGGCTACCCAGGTTGTTAAAATGCGTCAGCTCGGCCAGATGATGCTGGAGCGTTTTGCCGGCAAGGCTATTCACCCGATCGCCGGTGTGACTGGAGGTTTTGCCAAGCCTCTTCTTGAGAGTGAGCGTCAGGAGTTGTTGAAAGACACACGCACTCTCCTCGACTTCTCCCTCTATTCCCTCGATTTCGCCATCAATAACGTTTTTTCAAAGTATATGGACGTTATCAGCGAGCTTGGGAACATTACCACAGGCTTTCTGGGTACCGTCGACCGTGAAGATGGTTCTCTTCGCATCTATGACGGCAAACAGCGTTTGATGAAGCCTGACGGAAGCTATATTGATTTCGAAGGCGAAGAGTATGCGGATCATCTCGGTGAGCATGTTGAGCCGTGGGCATATTCCAAGATGCCGTATGCCAAGTCCTGGAACGAGGGTTTTGATCTGAATCTGGCGGCGCCTAAAGGTATCTACCGTGCAAATACCCTGGCCAGAATCAACGTTTGTGACAAGATCTCCACCCCGCAGGCCAACGCGGCGCTACAGCAGTTCCGTGAACAGTTCGGCAGACCTGCCCAACAGACTCTGCTCTATCATTATGCCCGTCTGATCGAGATGGTTTACGCCTGTGAGCGCACCATCGAGATTCTCGAGTGGGAAGGCATCACAGATACGAACATCCGTGCCAAGGTAGAGCCGAAAGCGGGACGCGGTGTGGGTATTGTTGAAGCTCCACGCGGTACCCTGATCCATGATTATGTAACCGATAAAAACGGTTGTATTGAGAAAGCGAACCTGATTGTGGGCACCACTCACAATATCGCGCCAATGAATATGAGCGTGAAGCAGGCTGCAACTTCCCTGATCAAGGATGGAAACTACAATGAAGGGTTGCTCAACCAGGTAGAGATGGCCGTCCGGGCCTACGACCCCTGAATGTCTTGTGCCACCCACCGCCTGGATGGCGGTGTACCTGTATCAGTATCCATCATCGACTCCGAAGGTAAGGAAGTTGATTCGTTAACCAACTGATGTTCGAGCTGACCGGGCTTCCTCATGGCAAGAATATCGAGGAAACCCGGTTTTCTGTTTTTAGGCAAATCGCCTGTTTTTTCATGATGGAACAGGTGAAATAATGACCCGTTATCTTGTGCTTGCATATGTTCGTTACACCATTCGCTTAAATGTCAGCTTTTTTTGATGATGATTTGTCGGATCGTGGTATACTAATGGGCCGAATGCAAGCAGT of the Desulfosediminicola ganghwensis genome contains:
- a CDS encoding 4Fe-4S dicluster domain-containing protein, with protein sequence MYEFKVSELAEEFGVHRNTIRNWINAGTLSAKEGPGRKYLMRFQDYQALCEKFGREPLVRPTSHVDLKAVKPIEKIESEQILLNDTSSDLVLDPSWADSCLTCGSCSSACPIAGVDGLDPRKIVRMANFGMDKELVDSSWPWKCTMCGKCEEACPANIQIVALMRKIRGTRDRNQVPGPIHKGVQMCLERGNNLGIPKDDFVFLLEDLGEELAEDECPGFVTPVDVHGARVLVTVNSKEPFAEPDDMKWWWKIFYAAGESWTIASEHWEGVNWGLFSGDDESMKIVVGRIVDNMRRLNCKVLLLPEUGHAYFATRSGLTKWFPEALKEFKIVTVFDLLLEYIREGRIELDKSVHNVPLAYHDPCNYGRKSLKAFGQGYFEEGREVASACADDVRELNPNRNGAYCCGAGGGAWAMPYAEERVFYGRIKARQITESGAELIVAPCHNCRDQIMKSLTKEYDLDIEVKYLWELVADSLIIPKKQ
- a CDS encoding hydrogenase maturation protease — protein: MIFGCGNEIMGDDGFGPAVIAELHNKHTLPDGVQAVDAGTQVREYLFDYVLSEEERPESIIIIDAVDFEGKTPGDVFRIHPIDIPPKKIHDFSLHQFPTVNLLHELEQHTGIRVVIIAGQVQYIPEEIAPGLTPAMSAAVPVACEHIIHILSEQK
- the galE gene encoding UDP-glucose 4-epimerase GalE — protein: MHVLVTGGAGYIGSHTCLELLEAGHTVTVVDNLSNSKEESLKRVAELTGKSVTFQHVDLLDKAALQRVFAGSETPFDTVIHFAGLKAVGESVEKPLWYYHNNLTGTLVLCEVMAEYGVKSIVFSSSATVYGDPASVPILEGFPLSCTNPYGRTKLMIEEILQDLNVSDDEWNVALLRYFNPVGAHKSGRIGEDPNGIPNNLMPYVSQVAVGKLARVTVFGDDYPTHDGTGVRDYIHVVDLALGHVRAIEKLMEKPGVVIYNLGTGQGYSVLDMIKAFSEASGREVPYVISGRRAGDIAACYANPAKAKRELNWVAERGVKEMCEDTWRWQTANPNGY
- a CDS encoding FAD-dependent oxidoreductase, with the protein product MLDNKIGSVMIVGGGVTGMQAALDLADSGYYVYLIEKSGAIGGAMAQLDKTFPTNDCSMUIIAPKLVECGRHLNIKLMTLSEITAINGEAGNFTVTVKEEPRYVDMDKCIACGACTDKCPKKVDSEYDAATGKRKAIYVKYAQAVPLKYQIDPHNCIRLKKPGACGFCEKVCDAGAINFDDTEKIHEVNVGAVIMAPGFEAYDPKDAGVWGYGDYPNVITSLQLERYLSASGPTEGHLIRPSDNKPVNKVAFLQCVGSRDENLCGNGYCSSVCCMYALKEAVIAKDHVPGISTSIFYMDMRTHGKEFDRYMDRAKNESGVRMVRCKVNGVEPAGDSGDLRLSYVNEQGRQIEEYYDLVVLSVGLQTSKQMLGLADVAGIQLTADKFAATSDFAPVTTSREGIFTCGAFAGPKDIPQSVVEGSAAAAAVSQVLAPARHELSTEATFPEERDVSKEDPRLGVFICHCGSNIAGTVDVAAVEEYAATLPNVVYVERNLFSCSQDTQDMIVKRIKEQNLNRIVIAACTPRTHEPLFRETLKAAGLNEYLVEMANIRNHNSWVHSDTPKLATDKAKDLVRMAAAKVTYGTSLKPFNVPITQKGLVVGGGVSGLTSALNLAEQGFEVHLVERTDTLGGNALHLQDTWSGEHIPTKVAKLVDAVTWNEKIIIHKGFEVKTVDGFVGNFKTTIKTKDGLAKTIEHGVGIIATGGSIYSPIEYGYRKIKKVVTSIEFDKLHELKETHVRNASTFVFVQCVGSREGDVNYCSKVCCTHSVQSAIELKKEDPKRNVYILYRDMRTYGQREALYRQARKMGVIFINYELHGKPEVEARGEKIDVSVWDHVLHRPLKIEADMVILASAIRPKEDAKKLAQIFKVPVDGDGFFLEAHAKLRPVDFSTDGMFVAGLAHYPKPMEESVAQALAASSRAATLLSKLDISMDAVKANVDAENCDGCALCIDVCPYHAISLEDVAGTEKKIISVNKAKCKGCGLCQGTCPKRGVFVGGFTTKQISSQIQAALAV
- a CDS encoding methyl viologen-reducing hydrogenase, which gives rise to MGVTTALEWLGSCSGCEIAILNIGEDLIPIITEALDIVHAPVLMDHKYFGQTGEGTVLTIPKATVGIVTGGVANHEHLEVLEEMRAKCDVLIALGSCATHGGIPALMNGQDLKESWEDIFKTPTTDPGAEIPTIEVPAPLDRVYACDEKVKIDLQLPGCPPNPAHIAEVIFSLLENRDPVLPTKSVCDSCPAKREGKGEVKEIKRFTKNAKFNPEEPISEMRCLLEQGFLCLGPVTAAGCAKRGAPSCISARVPCRGCFGPVRKDGNQLLDMMNALASNGIDFKSVEDRRSILRFSGAHGLLKPLKKRVAVEEEA
- a CDS encoding Ni/Fe hydrogenase subunit alpha — encoded protein: MGTVLNIAPVSRIEGHAKIAIHLDDGGNVEDAFLHIQSLRGFEKFIEGRPAEEVPRIVNRICGICPWMHHLASNKAVDGAFGVTPTPTGHKLREMCQVMAHINDKILHFFFLASPDFVLGPDADYSVRNVIGVAKAAPELATQVVKMRQLGQMMLERFAGKAIHPIAGVTGGFAKPLLESERQELLKDTRTLLDFSLYSLDFAINNVFSKYMDVISELGNITTGFLGTVDREDGSLRIYDGKQRLMKPDGSYIDFEGEEYADHLGEHVEPWAYSKMPYAKSWNEGFDLNLAAPKGIYRANTLARINVCDKISTPQANAALQQFREQFGRPAQQTLLYHYARLIEMVYACERTIEILEWEGITDTNIRAKVEPKAGRGVGIVEAPRGTLIHDYVTDKNGCIEKANLIVGTTHNIAPMNMSVKQAATSLIKDGNYNEGLLNQVEMAVRAYDPUMSCATHRLDGGVPVSVSIIDSEGKEVDSLTN
- a CDS encoding hydrogenase iron-sulfur subunit produces the protein MSFEPKIIAFCCNWCSYAAADLAGISRMQYPPNVRIIRVMCSGMVNPEQVLDALNQGADGVMVLGUHLGECHYLDGNYKAMSRSDMINTLLEDFGFESERFQIAWVSSAEPDKFVAAVTDMTKRVKQLGPINSQSAEAA